A region of the Pseudomonas anguilliseptica genome:
TCTACACCAAGGACTACCGTCCAGAGGTGTACACCCCGGAAGGGATCGACTGGGTCGAGCACACCACCATGGTCGATGTGCTACGTCGGCATAACCCGCAGCTTCAAACCAGTCTGGCCGGCGTGGAAAACGCCTTCAAACCCTGGGGCCTGAATATTCCGGCGGACTACGAAAGCTGGCCTGGGGCCAACAAGCAGGAAAACCTCTGGGTCAACGGCGCGCTGCGTACCCAGTACGCGGTAGACGAACTGCCGGCGTTGCAGCGCGTCAACATCGGCGGGCTGATTGGCTCGATTCTGTGGAACAAGGTGAAGGTTCGCAGCGACGTGGCGCCAGCCGGTTATGAGAAGCCGATCCACCCTCATGGTGCAATGGCCAAGGTCAAGTTCGTCGCAGTGCCCAATAACCCCTACAGCGGGCTGTTCCAGGGTTCTGACAACGGTCTGCTGCGGCTGTCGGTCACCGGTGATCCAGCGGATCGCGGCTTTGCGCCGGGGCTGGCGTGGAAGGCCTTTGTCGATGGTAAACCGTCGGAAAACGTTTCCGCGCTGTATACCCTGAGCGGGCAGGGCGGTAACCATAACTTCTTCGCCAATGAGCTGTCGCAGTACGTGGTGCCGGAAGCCAATGACACCCTGGGCACCACCATTCTGTTTTCGGCGGTGAGCCTGAAGCCGACGCTGCTGCTGCTCAACGACATGGCAGAAGTCACCCAGGCCGGCGCTACTGTGGCCAAACCCAAGGCGCCGACGCAGATCTACTTTGTGCCGCGCCCTGAACTGCGCAACCGCTTCGCCAGCACTGCGCATGATTTCCGTGCGGACCTGCTGACCCTGAATGCCGGCACCAAGGTCTATGACGTGTACGCTACCTCGATGGAGATCAAAACCTCGATCATTCCGTCGATCAGCCGCAACTACGCCGCGCAACGGCGTAACAGTGCGGTGAAGATTGGTGAGATGGAACTGACCTCGGCCTTTATCGCCTCGGCGTTCGGCGATAACGGGGTGTTCTTCAAGCACCAGCGTAACGAAGACAAATAAGCGTTAGTCGCGCTAAACCAAAAGGCCTCGGTAGATACCGAGGCCTTTTTATTTCTGTACTGCCCTGTGTGCGGCGAGAGGTTACTCGCGCAGATCGATAGCCTCAGGCTCGCCCAGGTCGAACAGCTGTACCGGGTCGCGCGGCAGGATGCCGGGACGGTAGTTCTCGCGGATATCGCCAAGCACACGGATATCGCTGTATTTCTTCCCGGATAACGCCGCCATACCGGCCGCGTCGCGGATTACGGTCGGGCGCAGGAACACCATCAGGTTGCGTTTGACTCTGGTTTCCTTGGTCGAGCGGAACAGGCCACCGATCAGGGGGATGTCACCCAGCAGCGGCACCTTGGAGTCGGCCTGGGTCACATCATCCTGAATCAGTCCGCCGAGCACGATGACCTGGCCGTTTTCGGCGAGGATGGTGCTCTTGATCGAGCGCTTGTTGGTGATCAGGTCGACGGCATTCACGCCCTGGCTGGTGGGGGCGATGGAGGAAATTTCCTGCTCGATTTCCAGGCGAAGGCTGGCGCCATCGTTGATATGCGGGGTGACTTTCAGGGTCACGCCGATGTCCTGGCGCTCGATGGTGGTGAAGGGGTTATCGGCCCCCGAGGAGCTGGTGGTGAAGGAGCCGGTCTGGAAGGGCACGTTCTGCCCGACCAGGATTTCAGCCTTCTGGTGATCCAGGGTCAGCAGGCTCGGTGTGGACAGCAGATTGCTCTTGCTGTTGGCCGACAGTGCGGTAATCAGCACACCAAAACTGTCAGTGCCTAGGCCGATGATTGCGCCGTCCGGCAGGTTGGCCAGGGTGTTGTTATCGCTGCCGCTGTCGTTGCCGCTGTCCTGAATGGCTTGCAAGACCCGTCCTACTGACAGCCCGGTGCCGCTGAAGTTGGTACCGCCCAGGCCGCCGGTGCTGCCACGGCCATCCACGGCCCACTGCACGCCGAGAGCGTCGGTGATGTCGCCGGACACTTCAACAATCGCCGCCTCGACCATCACCTGAGCGCGCGGTACATCCAGCTGGCGCACGATGTCTTCCAGAGTCGCCACCACGTCAGGTTCGGCCAGCAGCACCAGGGCGTTGAGGCTTTCATCCGCGCGGATCAGGACGGTCTGTGGCTTGCCAGTGGTTTCGCCGCCGGCTTCCGGTTTGAGCTTTTCGGAAATTTCTCCGAGGGTTTCCGCCA
Encoded here:
- the gspD gene encoding type II secretion system secretin GspD, with protein sequence MTPTLSRLTFALLAAGLACSPLPLSAAVTAVAPSASQQEESWTINLKGADIREFIDQVAQISGQTFVVDPRVKGQVSVVSNSPLTLTEVYQLFLSVMATHGFSVITQGDQARIVPNAEAKADADAGRNAPDRLETRLIQVQHGSATELIPLIRPLVPQYGHLAAISSANAIIISDRTANIERIEDLLRQLDQKGQNDYSVLNLQHAWVMDTAEVLRNAVDRGQAKGASGTQVIADGRTNRLILLGPSAARAKLVALAKSLDTPTSRSANTRVIRLRHGDAKSLAETLGEISEKLKPEAGGETTGKPQTVLIRADESLNALVLLAEPDVVATLEDIVRQLDVPRAQVMVEAAIVEVSGDITDALGVQWAVDGRGSTGGLGGTNFSGTGLSVGRVLQAIQDSGNDSGSDNNTLANLPDGAIIGLGTDSFGVLITALSANSKSNLLSTPSLLTLDHQKAEILVGQNVPFQTGSFTTSSSGADNPFTTIERQDIGVTLKVTPHINDGASLRLEIEQEISSIAPTSQGVNAVDLITNKRSIKSTILAENGQVIVLGGLIQDDVTQADSKVPLLGDIPLIGGLFRSTKETRVKRNLMVFLRPTVIRDAAGMAALSGKKYSDIRVLGDIRENYRPGILPRDPVQLFDLGEPEAIDLRE